One window from the genome of Toxotes jaculatrix isolate fToxJac2 chromosome 17, fToxJac2.pri, whole genome shotgun sequence encodes:
- the LOC121197386 gene encoding uncharacterized protein KIAA1522 homolog, with translation MSNRDSLGFGDLLPQDVVQIFAQEKHGKRGRKKRSRSLGRALGWLKGKKRKDLGANGQNLGLGPALDLALDVHPAGHQGGNKGGQKSGRQVHPHGNSHAVPKRDNDNMTSAPLLLQENVFNEASSRPKYLEDLHTEALEGLKMMQQEETNNGVEYQDNESTISMMTAQTDGEGGGFMTDSTIPDTSSVVSVQSSVSTRSSRSGLTRQGSTFRPLNSGKKSEKAKRRRHRKTVVGIPQHVQRELGLDRVGWTLTQKLDEEQLYNGESDVSPTTDGPHQAAEAQKGAAAGHYKSIVQPLNKDQVEQLNATHAGHRDDLALLHCLGPDLSGGQRPRSLAVPWMTTANSLQQEPPSPVMSMSPQAAYMSKIIPNAVLPPSIEVVEISRGRSRSSLRTVSKSSLLLSSPAPSRASSRASSSRTTSSRASNFTSASRQNPPNLSDSSCWSNSESSETLVSDSSTISSSSTPRQKRSQDGDVSAKEDRVSVHSSVSKASKCTSNGKVIGKVDAVKKEGQFVRSLSVMKPKKAPPPPSRSYSLHNKMKRRSRDLEFRVISGESSLHRMPATSEENEKNKSGSSLMASKIMDSPGYNADTSSLEDSTGSVSFSPIKSQALKAGDAAKVEEKGFRNASEEKQEQLQENKLSKIISPSSGYSSQDATSPQLSKQSHSSSPRHKRGILAKLQRLFPGPTSAGSAQSPLIQPEAPQNTKSTEDPKPDSADTVSVSASVRTLRELFNIPPPPKVHAPPPPPPEVWAHNKRTFELLLGPPAPDNVYAIIKKNPKDRRQQRQSLSASTEGSVKSMVVERKHNNSAITVESMNGSLCVLERKKGQESVILNAEVHKENNERLVQNVDLKGNSKVTEKDEKVKVSDILNGMLVKAVEKREERLAAMREEDAKKTSTQATDVNQWLTSVQPVVSPESSWPPPPPPMAQVRVGGSDEIDFPLPPPPLFGEGGLVMPVQAPPAKSIPGGDSSWTSTSVVSVVTTESITVTTEAEPQKSSSSQGIVPSPLSIPPPPPYTAPPPPKAASPPTIKKVSLPPKDVFPPPPKEFSSPSPQEVPPLRPKESSTPVVQEVPPTLDKDVSLPQVIKASPLPLKENPSPSTEEVTLSFSQEDASQPSVEATLVSKLSPPQSIPPPPPLSQSQLSEQDIELPQENIPCESETNPVSSNNILTPPQSIPPPPPTEPLLPPEVVPANTDGAGAHEAPTLPPSDISVPLAPESSPSPEKAQEPAPAPSAPVNIPLLPPLPVQGLTSIKHQPSSASTENQSQEPTPASVVQEEPTPIVTPSLLQMVKLRSVNSSPEPPTTQEPPQAEVTMRKQQSSDQVPTSSASGEAPQKPIRKSLIMTSPTSTSSPVTVISQPALPKSQSLMAPSTSSSTIPSPSKKSPPAMTASPSMNLQEAIRLRTAARSKESPASRLSLHSPTSPTDLHKSPSSTASFIFSKSNRKVVIETAPEAKASVQNNLEISSVTKVVSEADSVKKGGKVPPPVAKKPKSKSKENETSVGTEQTAGQEAWQESIHDATEKTNGTAGTVEAGETPST, from the exons CTGTCCCAAAGCGAGATAATGATAACATGACCTCAGCACCCCTGCTGCTCCAGGAGAATGTGTTCAATGAGGCCAGCAGCAGACCCAAGTACTTGGAGGACCTGCACACCGAGGCCCTGGAGGGATTGAAAATGATGCAGCAGGAAG AAACCAACAATGGAGTCGAGTACCAGGATAATGAAAGCACAATT TCGATGATGACGGCCCAAACAGATGGGGAAGGCGGAGGGTTTATGACAGACAGCACCATTCCTGACACATCCTCTGTCGTCTCTGTACAATCATCAGTGTCCACTAGATCATCCCGCTCTGGACTCACCAGGCAAG GATCAACATTCAGGCCCTTGAACTCTGGGAAAAAGTCAGAAAAGGCAAAGAGGAGAAGACACAGGAAGACTGTTGTGGGTATCCCACAGCATGTTCAGAGAGAGCTGG GGTTGGACAGAGTGGGCTGGACATTGACTCAGAAGTTAGATGAGGAACAGCTTTATAATGGTGAAAGTGACGTCAGCCCCACCACTGATGGGCCACATCAGGCAGCAGAGGCACAAAAGGGAGCCGCTGCTGGCCATTATAAGAGCATCGTTCAGCCCCTCAACAAAGACCAAGTTGAGCAGCTCAATGCCACCCATGCTGGTCATAGGGATGACTTGGCCCTGTTGCACTGCCTGGGTCCTGACTTGTCAGGTGGACAGAGGCCCCGGTCCTTAGCCGTTCCCTGGATGACAACTGCCAACAGCCTCCAGCAGGAGCCGCCCAGCCCTGTCATGTCCATGTCACCTCAGGCTGCTTACATGTCCAAAATCATTCCCAATGCTGTGTTGCCTCCGTCCATCGAAGTGGTTGAAATCAGCCGTGGACGGAGTCGCAGCAGCCTGCGCACTGTCAGCAAAAGCAGCCTGCTGCTCTCCAGCCCAGCCCCATCTCGTGCTTCCTCTAGAGCCTCTTCATCCAGAACCACTTCCTCCAGAGCCTCCAACTTCACCTCCGCTTCCCGCCAGAACCCCCCCAATCTGTCCGATAGCTCCTGTTGGAGCAACTCTGAGTCCTCAGAGACCTTAGTGTCTGACTCCTCTaccatttccagcagcagcacccccAGGCAGAAGAGGTCACAGGATGGAGATGTTTCTGCTAAAGAGGACAGAGTCAGTGTCCACTCCTCTGTTAGCAAGGCTTCCAAATGCACCTCCAATGGCAAGGTCATTGGGAAGGTAGATGCGGTTAAGAAAGAGGGGCAGTTTGTGCGTAGCCTCTCTGTCATGAAGCCCAAgaaggctcctcctcctccaagcCGCTCCTATTCCCTCCACAATAAGATGAAACGACGATCACGTGATTTGGAGTTTAGGGTCATTTCAGGGGAATCTTCTCTCCACAGAATGCCAGCCACAagtgaggaaaatgaaaaaaacaaatcaggatCTTCTCTTATGGCCTCCAAAATCATGGATAGCCCTGGCTACAATGCTGACACCAGTTCTCTGGAGGACTCTACGGGCTCTGTGTCATTCAGTCCGATTAAATCTCAGGCACTAAAAGCAGGGGATGCTGCAAAGGTTGAGGAAAAGGGTTTCAGAAATGCCTCAGAAGAAAAGCAGGAACAACTTCAGGAGAATAAGCTAAGCAAAATAATCTCTCCATCCAGTGGCTACTCCAGTCAAGATGCCACATCCCCACAGCTTTCTAAACAGTCTCACAGCTCATCTCCCAGACATAAGAGAGGCATCTTAGCAAAGCTTCAAAGGTTATTTCCTGGGCCCACTTCTGCTGGTTCAGCTCAATCTCCTCTCATACAGCCAGAGGCTCCTCAAAACACTAAATCTACTGAGGATCCTAAACCTGACTCAGCTGACACTGTGAGCGTCAGCGCCTCTGTAAGGACCTTGAGAGAACTCTTCAATATCCCTCCGCCACCTAAAGTCCACgcacctccaccccctcctccagaGGTCTGGGCTCACAACAAGCGTACTTTTGAGTTGCTGCTGGGACCCCCGGCACCTGACAATGTTTATGCCATTataaagaagaacccaaaggACAGGAGACAACAGAGGCAGTCCCTTTCTGCATCTACAGAGGGCTCTGTGAAGAGCATGGTGGTAGAAAGAAAGCACAATAATTCAGCTATTACAGTGGAGTCCATGAATGGATCCCTATGTGtgctggagagaaagaaaggtcAAGAAAGTGTGATTTTGAATGCAGAGGTTCATAAAGAGAATAATGAAAGACTGGTGCAAAATGTAGATTTGAAAGGAAATagcaaagtgacagaaaaagatgagaaagtAAAAGTAAGTGACATACTAAATGGGATGTTAGTGAAGGCTGTGGAGAAACGTGAAGAAAGGCTGGCAGCGATGAGAGAAGAAGACGCCAAGAAGACATCAACACAAGCCACAGATGTAAATCAGTGGCTCACATCAGTACAACCTGTTGTATCCCCCGAGTCATCCTggcccccaccacctccaccgaTGGCACAAGTGCGTGTTGGTGGGTCTGATGAGATAGATTTTCCCCTACCACCTCCCCCATTGTTTGGTGAGGGAGGGTTAGTCATGCCTGTTCAGGCGCCACCAGCGAAGTCCATTCCTGGTGGTGACTCCTCTTGGACATCTACATCTGTTGTATCAGTGGTGACAACTGAATCCATTACGGTGACCACAGAGGCTGAACCACAGAAATCCAGTTCATCCCAGGGTATTGTGCCCTCACCACTGAGTATCCCTCCTCCCCCGCCCTACACAGCCCCCCCTCCACCAAAAGCAGCTTCCCCTCCTACGATTAAAAAGGTCTCTCTGCCACCAAAAGACGTCTTTCCACCACCACCCAAAGAGTTCTCATCTCCATCACCTCAAGAGGTTCCTCCTTTGAGGCCCAAAGAGTCCTCTACTCCTGTGGTTCAAGAAGTCCCCCCTACACTTGATAAAGATGTCTCCCTCCCTCAGGTTATCAAGGCCTCCCCTCTGCCTCTTAAAGAGAACCCCTCTCCGTCTACTGAAGAGGTTACGCTTTCGTTTTCTCAGGAAGATGCCTCTCAGCCTTCTGTAGAAGCAACACTTGTTAGCAAGCTCAGTCCACCACAAAGTattccacctccaccacccctatcacaatcccagttgtcagAGCAGGATATTGAACTTCCACAAGAGAACATCCCATGCGAATCTGAAACTAATCCAGTTTCATCAAACAACATTCTTACTCCCCCTCAGAGTATTCCGCCTCCACCTCCCACAGAGCCTCTGCTCCCACCTGAGGTTGTACCCGCAAACACTGATGGTGCAGGAGCTCATGAGGCCCCAACTTTGCCACCATCTGACATCTCAGTCCCACTAGCTCCTGAAAGCTCTCCTTCACCAGAAAAGGCTCAGgaacctgctcctgctccttctgCACCTGTAAACATCCCTTTACTTCCACCTTTACCAGTGCAGGGTCTTACCAGCATTAAGCACCAGCCTAGTTCTGCAAGCACAGAAAACCAAAGCCAAGAACCGACCCCTGCTTCTGTTGTACAAGAGGAACCCACTCCCATTgtcaccccctccctcctgcaGATGGTCAAGCTGCGGTCTGTCAACAGCAGTCCTGAGCCCCCTACAACTCAAGAGCCACCACAGGCTGAGGTGACGATGAGGAAACAGCAGTCCAGCGATCAAGTCCCAACCTCATCTGCGAGTGGCGAAGCTCCTCAAAAGCCCATCAGAAAGTCACTGATAATGACCTCTCCCACATCCACTTCTTCACCTGTCACAGTTATTTCACAACCAGCTCTGCCCAAGTCCCAGTCTCTTATGGCTCCATCTACATCTTCATCCACAATCCCCTCCCCTTCAAAAAAGTCTCCTCCTGCCATGACTGCCTCTCCTTCCATGAACCTGCAGGAGGCCATCCGCCTGAGGACAGCAGCCAGATCAAAAGAGAGCCCTGCATCTCGCCTCAGCCTGCACTCACCTACATCACCAACAGACCTCCATAAGTCCCCCTCTAGCACAGCAAGCTTTATCTTCTCCAAGAGCAACAGGAAGGTGGTGATTGAGACTGCACCGGAGGCCAAGGCGAGTGTGCAGAATAACCTGGAGATTTCCTCTGTAACAAAGGTGGTGAGTGAAGCAGATTCAGTGAAGAAGGGAGGCAAGGTGCCACCACCTGTAGCAAAGAAACCCAAATCAAAGTCCAAAGAGAATGAGACCAGTGTAGGGACGGAGCAAACTGCTGGACAGGAAGCATGGCAAGAGAGTATCCACG atgctacagagaaaacaaatgggACAGCTGGTACTGTTGAAGCAGGAGAGACACCTTCAACATGA
- the si:ch211-67f13.7 gene encoding zona pellucida sperm-binding protein 3, giving the protein MKTKRHLCILWSLLYLGLLCCAADTYESPFTRRKKVFKLDIPKSKPTKLSTAGDRQSARKVPASASPLSQLKFQRPFPPPTPVTPRSTRPAKPEAKIQSDFVYLPDVSVTCSTSDFVVRVKSTFYGLGADAEELKLGSSCKSNGVLGPYGDLLFTYPLAACDAVREVPRGYLVYRFVLHYEPSPKRFPSRAHRIDVDIECRYQRNHHVYQLAVKPTWQTAVMHKRLRGRPSDFQIELMDDSWSIPAKSQVYQLGQTVYVQVSAPHLPSGGKLYINSCYATPSSGSKSSLKYNIIDNFGCMLDSKTDPGASQFIYRTDKTLRFTLKAFQFIADLDTEVSIHCKLSLTSEEPSPAQKSCTYRGKKWKALTGDDSICECCDSQCTTTKSWRAMMEGSASSESLLVSDQPHAAEDEFLPVSQSLVSMSREGKATVSRHIDELHSPEHQWESADIVKYSDDENDEKEEGHPKEEPEDEALLQMLGAVTEPEQEKLAFSHGVLLEERKEADVKDFSEFGEDGSGYEAEEDFLEGGEKEERSERREDEVSDAQQVIHSNQKEGDMLHHWVQLEQLKGSLQSEVQPLESEGEEENRTYTGRGEENERTRAYEMEGKNHDGPVDVEGGKEMTWYFTWR; this is encoded by the exons ATGAAAACAAAGCGTCATCTCTGTATTTTGTGGAGTCTTTTATATCTCGGCCTCCTCTGCTGTGCAGCGGATACTTATGAGTCTCCATTTACCAGGAGGAAAAAGGTTTTCAAACTCGATATTCCAAAATCCAAACCAACCAAGCTGTCAACAGCAGGCGACAGACAATCAGCCCGGAAGGTACCTGCGAGCGCCTCTCCTTTGTCTCAGCTCAAGTTTCAAAGGCCCTTCCCTCCTCCGACACCTGTAACACCTCGATCCACGCGTCCAGCAAAGCCCGAGGCAAAGATCCAGTCGGACTTTGTGTACCTCCCAGACGTCTCTGTTACCTGCTCCACATCTGACTTTGTCGTGCGGGTCAAATCAACTTTCTACGGTCTGGGCGCAGATGCAGAGGAGTTGAAATTAGGTAGCAGCTGCAAAAGCAACGGGGTTCTCGGACCATACGGGGACCTGCTCTTCACGTATCCTCTGGCAGCGTGTGATGCCGTGCGCGAG GTGCCCCGAGGTTACCTGGTGTACAGATTCGTGCTCCATTATGAGCCTTCGCCAAAACGGTTCCCAAGCAGAGCGCACCGGATCGACGTCGACATTGAATGCCGTTACCAAAG GAACCATCACGTGTACCAGCTGGCTGTGAAGCCCACATGGCAAACTGCCGTTATGCATAAAAGGCTAAGAGGGCGACCCAGTGACTTCCAAATCGAGTTGATGGACG ATTCGTGGAGCATACCAGCCAAGTCCCAGGTGTACCAGCTTGGGCAGACAGTATATGTCCAGGTCTCTGCTCCGCATCTACcctctggaggaaaactttacATCAACAGCTGCTATGCAACACCATCCAGTGGCTCTAAATCGTCTCTCAAATACAATATCATCGACAATTTTGG CTGTATGCTGGACAGCAAGACAGACCCAGGGGCCTCTCAGTTCATCTATCGGACGGACAAGACCCTGCGATTCACCCTAAAGGCCTTCCAGTTTATTGCTGACCTTGACActgag gTCAGCATTCACTGTAAATTATCTCTCACATCAGAGGAGCCAAGTCCTGCACAGAAATCTTGCACCTACAGAGGGAAAAA GTGGAAGGCCCTCACTGGTGACGACTCCATATGTGAATGCTGTGATTCACAGTGCACGACCACTAAATCCTGGAGGGCCATGATGGAAG gttCTGCAAGCAGTGAGTCGCTGCTTGTCTCCGATCAGCCGCACGCTGCAGAAGATGAATTTctaccagtcagtcagtcactggtCAGCATGAGCAGAGAAGGCAAGGCCACAGTGAGTCGTCACATTGATGAGCTGCACAGTCCTGAGCATCAGTGGGAAAGTGCAGATATTGTGAAGTACAGTGATGATGAGAatgatgaaaaagaagaaggccACCCGAAAGAGGAACCTGAAGATGAAGCACTGCTCCAGATGCTTGGAGCAGTGACAGAGCCTGAGCAAGAGAAATTAGCTTTCAGCCATGGTGTTTTAttggaagagaggaaagaggctGACGTGAAGGATTTCAGTGAGTTTGGAGAAGATGGCTCAGGGTATGAAGCCGAGGAGGATTTTTTAGAGGgcggagaaaaggaggaaagatctgagagaagagaggacgAGGTCTCTGATGCACAGCAGGTGATCCATTCGAATCAGAAGGAAGGTGATATGCTCCATCACTGGGTGCAGTTGGAGCAACTAAAAGGCAGCCTACAGAGTGAGGTGCAGCCACTGGAATCTGaaggtgaagaagaaaataGGACATATACAGGTAGAGGTGAAGAGAATGAGAGGACAAGAGCCTATGAAATGGAGGGGAAGAATCACGATGGTCCGGTGGATGTAGAAGGTGGCAAGGAAATGACCTGGTATTTCACATGGAGGTAG